In Xanthocytophaga agilis, a genomic segment contains:
- a CDS encoding DUF58 domain-containing protein, with the protein MRDIISRLRKFQIRIRKAVTTQMHGDLHSVFKGNGLEFNDLRAYQYGDDVRTIDWNSSAKGHGTFVKLFREEREQTVFFLLDVSASQQVGKKGQSKIDLAKEICGVLALSALQEQSQVGVVCFSDQKEKYVKPDKGLQQGYLLISTLFKLEARSAKTNLRSAMGFVLNIIRRRSVIVLISDFIDSDYETTLKALAKKHDLVVIHILDKRETELPKLGIIPIYDEETGQMVWRNTSSPRFQRRMRSTFQQQQQELERICRQNEANYLAVQTNEDFVPALVRLFRVRNQ; encoded by the coding sequence ATGCGTGACATTATATCCCGGCTCCGTAAATTCCAGATTCGCATCCGAAAGGCTGTAACAACACAAATGCATGGTGACTTACATTCTGTTTTTAAAGGCAACGGATTGGAATTTAATGATCTGAGAGCCTACCAATATGGTGATGATGTACGTACGATTGACTGGAATTCCAGTGCAAAAGGACATGGTACATTTGTAAAATTGTTTCGGGAAGAGAGAGAACAAACCGTATTTTTTCTCCTGGATGTCAGTGCGTCACAACAAGTTGGCAAAAAAGGACAAAGTAAAATAGATCTGGCCAAAGAAATCTGTGGAGTGCTGGCTCTCTCTGCCCTACAGGAACAAAGCCAGGTGGGAGTAGTATGTTTTTCAGATCAGAAAGAGAAATATGTAAAACCAGATAAAGGGCTTCAACAAGGTTATTTACTGATCTCAACCTTATTTAAACTGGAAGCTCGTTCTGCCAAAACCAATCTCCGTAGTGCAATGGGCTTTGTTTTGAACATCATTCGCAGAAGAAGCGTTATTGTGCTTATCTCTGATTTTATTGATAGTGATTACGAAACTACGCTGAAAGCTCTGGCAAAAAAACATGATCTGGTCGTGATCCATATATTGGACAAACGGGAAACAGAGCTTCCTAAATTAGGTATCATTCCTATTTATGATGAAGAAACCGGACAAATGGTATGGAGAAATACTTCATCTCCACGTTTTCAGAGACGTATGCGTAGTACATTTCAGCAACAGCAGCAGGAACTGGAACGTATTTGTCGTCAGAATGAAGCAAATTATCTGGCAGTACAAACCAATGAAGACTTTGTACCAGCACTAGTGCGACTATTTAGAGTACGAAATCAATAG
- a CDS encoding DUF481 domain-containing protein, with translation MKFILILFLGICSAITYSHAQIVDSTQYKIDSASIKKNATIKKDTIKIDTIKRDTVKPPAKPTPPPPPSWTYVLGLDGMINSGNVNRKLLTLRLGLNHENPNSIWGFYSSPRFQYGTNNEVLQEREVFFDFNNTWFYSQHDVYGLLFGIYEQSNLRQINDRLNIGVGVGWRIIGGKRLPSSRVQVSISNAFLREATDFISGDTEDLNVLRNSTRFRFRVEIIKDKLTIQSTVFFQPAINKKNLRWNSISQLVFKLNKHFSLTSTLDNSYESYNVAGVKSSQLNSTLGLSYTGSK, from the coding sequence ATGAAATTTATTTTGATACTCTTTCTCGGCATATGCAGTGCTATTACCTACTCACATGCACAAATTGTAGACAGTACTCAATACAAAATAGATAGTGCGTCTATTAAGAAAAATGCTACTATCAAAAAAGATACAATAAAAATTGACACTATCAAACGTGATACAGTCAAACCTCCTGCAAAGCCAACTCCCCCTCCACCTCCTAGCTGGACCTATGTTTTAGGTCTGGATGGGATGATTAATTCAGGTAATGTTAACCGGAAACTGTTAACATTACGATTAGGTTTAAATCATGAAAATCCAAATTCTATCTGGGGATTTTACTCATCCCCCCGCTTTCAATATGGTACTAACAATGAGGTATTACAGGAACGTGAAGTTTTTTTTGATTTTAATAATACCTGGTTTTATAGTCAACATGATGTGTATGGACTATTGTTTGGCATTTATGAACAAAGCAATCTGCGACAAATCAATGATCGATTGAATATTGGTGTAGGTGTAGGCTGGCGGATTATTGGAGGCAAACGGTTACCCAGCTCACGAGTCCAGGTTTCTATAAGTAATGCATTTCTGCGTGAAGCAACGGATTTTATTTCCGGTGACACAGAAGATTTAAACGTATTACGAAATTCAACACGTTTCAGGTTTCGGGTAGAAATTATCAAGGACAAATTAACTATTCAAAGCACTGTATTCTTCCAGCCTGCAATCAATAAGAAAAACCTGAGATGGAATTCCATCTCACAACTTGTATTCAAACTCAACAAACATTTTTCACTTACCTCAACACTGGATAATTCCTATGAGAGTTATAATGTAGCAGGAGTAAAAAGTTCTCAGTTGAATTCTACTCTTGGATTGAGCTATACAGGATCAAAATAA
- a CDS encoding prohibitin family protein — protein MFLLILGLIILIIGFSLPAKNPRVAGTSIVLKWIAAGMIFIGVLTSTIKQIDVGEVGVKSLFGKVQPDILESGLHMVNPFVDITTFDIKTQNYTMSSVHDEGDQAGGDAIRVLTADGLEVVIDLTVLYRVMDKEAPRILREMGTDYRNKIVRPITRTKIRDNAVYYDAVSLYSVKRDEFQDRIFKTIEADFKARGLMLEQLLVRNINLPESVKLAIESKINAEQESQKMQFVLAKERQEADRKRVEAQGIADYQKILSTGLSDKQLQYELIKAQKDIALSPNAKVIILNGRNNTPIMLGDK, from the coding sequence ATGTTTTTACTAATCCTTGGTTTAATCATTCTCATTATTGGATTTTCTCTTCCTGCTAAAAATCCTCGTGTTGCCGGAACCAGCATTGTACTAAAATGGATTGCGGCTGGTATGATCTTTATTGGAGTTCTTACCTCAACTATCAAACAAATTGATGTAGGGGAAGTAGGTGTTAAAAGTTTGTTTGGGAAGGTGCAGCCGGATATTCTGGAAAGCGGCCTGCATATGGTGAATCCATTTGTAGATATTACAACATTTGATATCAAAACCCAGAATTATACTATGTCAAGTGTACATGATGAAGGAGATCAGGCAGGAGGGGATGCTATCAGAGTACTTACTGCAGATGGTTTGGAAGTTGTGATTGACCTAACTGTACTCTATCGGGTAATGGATAAGGAGGCTCCCCGGATTCTGCGTGAAATGGGTACAGACTACCGGAATAAAATTGTACGTCCTATTACCCGTACCAAGATTCGTGACAATGCTGTTTATTATGATGCAGTATCGCTGTATTCTGTAAAACGTGATGAGTTTCAGGATCGTATCTTTAAGACAATCGAAGCCGACTTCAAGGCTCGCGGACTAATGCTTGAACAGCTACTGGTGCGAAATATTAACCTGCCTGAATCTGTAAAGCTGGCAATCGAATCAAAAATTAATGCGGAACAAGAATCACAGAAGATGCAATTTGTATTGGCTAAAGAACGCCAGGAAGCAGATCGTAAGAGGGTAGAAGCTCAAGGTATTGCTGATTATCAGAAGATCTTGTCTACTGGTTTAAGTGACAAACAACTGCAATATGAATTAATAAAGGCACAAAAAGATATTGCATTGTCTCCCAATGCGAAAGTGATTATACTGAATGGACGCAACAATACTCCTATTATGCTGGGTGATAAATAA
- a CDS encoding M61 family peptidase yields MHYTIDCLNASEHILNITLHIEQIDTPVVDLQLPAWRPGRYELSNYAKNILSVRSYTTNQEPLFIEKITRERWRIHMNGHTEATVNYEYYAQQMDAGNSWLDENLVYINFINCLFYVTERMDEPCQVKLIFNNSYTIGCGLKAIEPHSLYAKDYYELADSPMMASASLQHYTYHVDKIPFHIWVQGGEGMLNWEKALEDFRQFTEVQINTMGEFPQRDYHFLLFLLPYQHYHGVEHRNSTVMTLGPAEQIGHSLYEELMGLASHELFHAWNICTIRPKELLPYDLTQENYFPTGYVAEGVTTYYGDLFLARSGFFDPSRYYAEITRTFNRHFMQSNAARLSLIESSFDLWVDGYSAGVPNRKVSIYHKGALAAFILDMEIRRSTNDQKSLDTVMQLLWQRFGKTGIGYTHDDYIAIAEEVTGHSLTDYFAACITGTEPLQNYLANVLAYIGCVLQIFPLVDKSGCVEILITPVQENESREKWLQNTPAISLY; encoded by the coding sequence ATGCACTATACTATTGACTGCCTGAATGCCTCGGAACACATACTAAACATTACCCTACACATTGAACAGATAGATACACCTGTAGTTGATTTGCAACTTCCGGCGTGGCGTCCGGGTAGATATGAACTATCTAACTATGCTAAGAATATTTTATCTGTCCGAAGCTACACTACTAACCAGGAGCCATTGTTTATAGAAAAGATTACCCGTGAACGCTGGCGCATCCATATGAATGGTCACACAGAAGCTACAGTTAACTATGAATATTATGCACAACAGATGGATGCAGGTAATTCGTGGCTTGACGAAAATCTGGTATACATTAACTTTATCAACTGTTTGTTTTATGTGACAGAACGAATGGATGAGCCTTGCCAGGTTAAACTCATTTTCAATAACTCCTATACAATTGGGTGTGGACTAAAAGCTATAGAGCCTCATTCATTGTATGCAAAAGATTATTATGAGCTTGCAGACAGTCCAATGATGGCCTCTGCCAGCCTGCAACATTATACATATCACGTAGATAAGATACCTTTCCATATATGGGTACAAGGAGGCGAAGGAATGTTAAACTGGGAAAAAGCACTGGAAGATTTTCGTCAGTTTACAGAAGTACAAATTAATACAATGGGCGAATTTCCCCAGAGAGATTATCATTTCTTACTATTTCTACTGCCTTACCAACACTATCATGGTGTAGAACATCGAAACTCTACAGTGATGACCCTAGGGCCTGCCGAACAGATAGGCCACTCACTTTATGAAGAATTGATGGGCTTAGCCTCTCATGAACTTTTCCATGCATGGAATATCTGTACAATACGCCCTAAGGAATTATTACCCTATGATCTCACACAGGAAAACTATTTTCCAACGGGCTATGTAGCAGAAGGAGTTACCACCTATTATGGAGATTTATTTCTGGCAAGATCCGGATTCTTCGATCCTTCCCGTTACTATGCCGAAATTACCCGTACTTTTAACCGGCATTTTATGCAAAGTAACGCAGCTCGCTTGTCTTTAATTGAGTCGTCTTTTGATCTGTGGGTAGATGGCTATAGTGCAGGTGTGCCCAATCGAAAAGTATCTATTTATCACAAAGGAGCCCTTGCTGCCTTTATTCTGGATATGGAAATACGCAGATCCACAAATGATCAGAAGTCACTTGATACAGTCATGCAATTGCTTTGGCAACGATTTGGAAAAACAGGTATTGGCTATACACATGATGATTATATAGCCATTGCCGAAGAAGTAACAGGCCATTCACTGACAGATTATTTTGCCGCTTGTATTACAGGAACAGAGCCTTTACAAAACTACCTGGCCAATGTACTTGCATATATAGGTTGTGTATTACAGATATTCCCATTGGTGGATAAATCCGGTTGTGTAGAAATTCTTATTACTCCTGTACAGGAAAATGAGAGTAGAGAAAAATGGCTTCAGAATACCCCTGCCATTTCACTCTATTAA
- a CDS encoding 30S ribosomal protein S16, translated as MAVKIRLTRRGRKKLAIYDIIVADAKAPRDGRFIEKIGNYNPNTNPVSVTLNTDRALDWLLKGAQPTDTARTILSHEGLLLKKHLQVGVLKGAITQEQADAKFEDWKKSKEQQVENKVAGIVKKKDDAAKARLAEETKKKEARAEAIIKKNTVVEEAPAAEESAESSEPATEEQA; from the coding sequence ATGGCAGTAAAAATCAGATTAACACGTCGCGGACGTAAAAAGTTAGCAATCTATGATATCATCGTTGCTGACGCTAAAGCACCACGGGATGGTCGCTTCATTGAAAAAATTGGTAACTACAATCCTAACACTAACCCGGTTTCTGTAACACTAAATACAGACCGCGCATTGGATTGGTTGCTAAAAGGGGCTCAGCCTACAGACACTGCTCGCACTATTCTTTCTCATGAAGGTTTATTGTTGAAAAAACACCTGCAAGTAGGCGTACTGAAAGGAGCTATTACTCAGGAACAAGCAGATGCAAAGTTCGAAGACTGGAAAAAATCGAAAGAACAACAGGTTGAGAACAAAGTTGCAGGCATTGTTAAGAAGAAAGATGATGCAGCGAAAGCTCGTCTGGCAGAAGAAACGAAGAAAAAAGAAGCTCGTGCCGAAGCTATCATCAAAAAAAATACTGTTGTGGAAGAAGCTCCAGCAGCCGAAGAGTCTGCAGAATCTTCAGAACCTGCTACAGAAGAACAAGCATAA